One Longimicrobiales bacterium DNA window includes the following coding sequences:
- a CDS encoding PDZ domain-containing protein produces MSARHAVGLLALVATFSATPAAAQSRFLRQPDVGNGQIAFVHANDVWTVGRSGGRAVRLTTAQGAETHPHFSADGQWIAFSGEYGGNTDVFVVPATGGQPKRLTWHPGNDVVQGWTPSGEVLFQSGRQAHPTQLWHMYSVPTSGGLPAKLSAQAYEGELNADGSWFAYQELGLWDPEWRNHRGGQAQPVSLVSTETNERLTPPWEGERHLAPVWLDSKVFYMSERDYAANVWSFDPATGTETQHTYHADFDVKSLGAGDGVVVYEQAGYLHALDPATNTTRQLDINASGDQNWARTRWEDAPATQLRDARLSPTGQRALFEYRGELFSVPAGEGSWRNLTRTPGVADRHAAWSPDGSQIAWFNDAEDEYALVIADQDGTNQRRISIDNPTFYFQPQWSPDGTHIAFTDTDYRLLVLDVESGDVAHADTERYAHPERTLEAVWSPDSRWVAYARRLDSHLRAIFIYDTESGESHQLTDGMADAITPVWDASGEYLYFLASTDVGLGTGWLDMSSFDHPVTRALYLAILKEDGVSPFMPKSDEEPESDMASGTAASGTAASGTAESGSSDAPVVTIDFEGINTRIVDAPGLPLRNYTGLRDAPEGHVFVSEVIPNEGAVLYKYSLDDADDETFIEGFQAVQISHDRKQMLYRQGPNWSVVSTGSKPSGSDGRLTLGLRVQVEPMAEWGQMLRDGWRFMRDFLYVDNQHGAPWDDVWDWYSAWLPDLRHRSDFNHLLDMVSGEIAVGHSYVRGGDYPELDNPRTGLLGIDLEEADGAYRISRIYSGEGWTPGLTGPLSVPGMGVHEGDYLLRIDGQEIGAGQNPYAALEGTAGRVITITVADDAQGVGARDVVVRPASTEGQLRNWAWVAGNQRRVDELSGGKLAYVWLPNTGQGGYTYFNRMYFAQQDRKGAVIDERNNGGGSAADYIVDIMARELTGYFNSKADDHRPFTQPIAGLWGPKVMIINGRAGSGGDLMPYLFRAKGVGPLVGTNTWGGLVGTWDTPPLIDGGSFVAPRGGFYDVNGEWAVEATGVAPDIEVRNNPAEVLAGADPQLEAAVAEALRLLETEGIELMAEPEAPVRYRRPGGGR; encoded by the coding sequence ATGTCCGCCCGTCATGCCGTCGGCCTTCTCGCTTTAGTCGCCACCTTTTCGGCAACCCCCGCCGCCGCCCAATCCCGCTTCCTCCGCCAACCCGACGTGGGCAATGGACAGATCGCCTTCGTCCACGCCAACGACGTATGGACGGTCGGCCGCTCGGGAGGCCGAGCAGTCCGCCTCACAACCGCCCAAGGCGCCGAGACCCACCCGCACTTCTCGGCAGACGGTCAGTGGATTGCTTTCTCTGGCGAATACGGCGGGAATACGGATGTGTTTGTTGTCCCAGCAACAGGCGGTCAACCCAAACGCCTCACCTGGCACCCGGGAAATGACGTAGTCCAAGGCTGGACGCCATCAGGCGAAGTCCTCTTCCAATCCGGCAGACAGGCCCACCCCACCCAGCTCTGGCACATGTACTCCGTGCCGACATCAGGCGGCCTCCCAGCCAAACTCTCCGCCCAAGCCTACGAAGGTGAACTCAACGCCGACGGCTCCTGGTTCGCCTATCAGGAACTCGGCCTCTGGGACCCCGAGTGGCGCAACCACCGCGGCGGGCAAGCGCAGCCGGTCAGCCTGGTATCGACTGAAACCAACGAACGCCTCACCCCACCCTGGGAAGGCGAACGCCACCTGGCCCCGGTGTGGTTGGACAGCAAAGTCTTCTACATGTCCGAGCGCGACTACGCGGCCAACGTCTGGTCGTTCGATCCTGCGACGGGCACCGAGACCCAGCACACGTACCACGCCGACTTCGATGTGAAGTCGCTCGGAGCGGGGGACGGCGTCGTGGTCTACGAGCAGGCTGGCTACCTCCACGCGCTAGACCCAGCCACTAATACGACCCGGCAGCTCGACATCAACGCGTCGGGCGATCAGAACTGGGCCCGTACCCGCTGGGAGGATGCCCCTGCGACCCAACTCCGTGACGCCCGCCTCTCGCCCACCGGCCAGCGCGCACTCTTCGAGTACCGGGGCGAGCTGTTCAGTGTCCCGGCGGGTGAAGGTTCATGGCGCAATCTGACTCGAACTCCGGGCGTAGCCGACCGGCACGCCGCATGGTCGCCGGACGGATCGCAGATCGCGTGGTTCAACGATGCTGAGGACGAATACGCACTGGTCATCGCAGATCAGGACGGCACGAATCAGCGCCGCATCTCCATCGACAACCCGACCTTCTACTTCCAGCCGCAGTGGTCGCCGGACGGCACGCACATCGCGTTCACGGACACGGACTATCGCTTGCTCGTCCTGGACGTCGAATCGGGCGACGTCGCACACGCGGACACGGAGCGATACGCGCACCCCGAGCGCACGCTAGAGGCAGTGTGGTCGCCGGACTCTCGCTGGGTCGCCTATGCGCGCCGGCTCGACTCGCACCTGCGCGCCATCTTCATCTATGACACCGAGTCAGGTGAGTCCCATCAGCTCACGGACGGTATGGCGGATGCGATCACGCCCGTGTGGGATGCCTCGGGTGAGTACCTCTATTTCCTCGCGTCGACGGACGTCGGGCTCGGTACGGGATGGCTCGACATGTCGTCGTTCGACCATCCCGTCACTCGCGCGCTTTACTTGGCCATCCTAAAAGAGGATGGCGTATCGCCGTTTATGCCCAAGTCGGACGAGGAGCCTGAGTCGGACATGGCTTCAGGCACCGCGGCTTCAGGCACCGCGGCTTCAGGCACTGCGGAGTCGGGCTCCTCGGACGCACCTGTCGTCACGATCGACTTTGAGGGGATCAACACCCGCATCGTAGATGCACCGGGCCTGCCGCTCCGTAACTACACGGGGCTGCGCGACGCACCGGAGGGCCACGTCTTCGTATCGGAGGTCATCCCGAACGAGGGCGCGGTGCTCTACAAGTACAGCCTCGACGATGCCGATGACGAGACCTTCATCGAGGGTTTCCAGGCCGTACAGATATCCCACGATCGGAAGCAGATGCTCTACCGCCAGGGACCGAACTGGAGCGTGGTGAGCACGGGCAGCAAACCGTCCGGATCAGACGGCCGGCTCACCCTGGGCCTGCGCGTGCAAGTCGAACCGATGGCCGAGTGGGGCCAGATGCTCCGCGACGGTTGGCGTTTCATGCGCGACTTCCTCTACGTGGACAACCAGCACGGCGCCCCGTGGGATGACGTGTGGGACTGGTACAGCGCGTGGCTGCCGGACCTGCGTCATCGGTCAGATTTTAATCACCTGTTGGACATGGTCAGCGGAGAGATCGCGGTCGGGCACAGCTACGTCCGAGGCGGCGACTACCCCGAGCTCGACAACCCGAGGACAGGCCTGCTCGGCATCGATCTGGAGGAAGCGGATGGGGCGTACCGCATCAGCCGTATCTATTCGGGTGAGGGTTGGACCCCGGGGCTGACCGGCCCGCTCAGTGTACCAGGCATGGGGGTGCATGAAGGGGACTATCTGCTCCGCATCGACGGGCAAGAGATCGGTGCCGGACAGAACCCGTATGCCGCTCTAGAAGGCACCGCGGGACGGGTGATCACGATCACCGTAGCCGATGACGCTCAAGGCGTCGGCGCGCGGGATGTTGTGGTCCGCCCCGCATCGACTGAAGGACAGCTCCGGAACTGGGCCTGGGTAGCGGGTAACCAGCGCAGGGTAGACGAATTGAGCGGTGGCAAGCTCGCCTACGTCTGGCTCCCGAACACGGGGCAGGGCGGCTACACCTATTTCAACCGCATGTACTTCGCGCAGCAGGACCGGAAGGGCGCCGTCATCGACGAGCGCAACAACGGAGGCGGATCAGCCGCCGACTACATCGTGGATATCATGGCCCGGGAGCTTACCGGCTACTTCAATTCCAAGGCCGACGATCACAGGCCGTTCACGCAGCCTATTGCCGGGCTGTGGGGGCCGAAGGTCATGATCATCAATGGGCGCGCCGGGTCGGGTGGGGACTTGATGCCCTACCTGTTCCGGGCCAAGGGTGTCGGGCCGTTGGTGGGCACGAACACCTGGGGCGGATTAGTGGGCACGTGGGACACGCCGCCGTTGATCGATGGCGGGTCTTTTGTGGCGCCAAGGGGTGGGTTCTATGACGTGAACGGCGAGTGGGCCGTGGAAGCCACGGGCGTGGCTCCGGATATCGAGGTGCGGAATAACCCTGCTGAGGTGCTTGCTGGTGCCGATCCGCAGTTGGAGGCGGCTGTCGCTGAGGCGTTGCGGTTGTTGGAGACGGAGGGCATTGAGTTGATGGCTGAGCCGGAGGCGCCGGTGCGGTATCGGCGGCCGGGGGGCGGGCGGTGA